CGAAATCATAGGGATTACGAATCGGACATATGTGTTATACGATGGAAGCACAGTAATCGAACTAAAAACCAATAAAACCAATGAAGAAGAACTACTATACTATTCAACAGGAGGAGAATAGGATGAGCACAACCGTTCCTGTTACAGCCAATGTGAAAAAGCGAAAGTTGGAGCTGTTCGAATTTTTCTATAAATACGGCACGATACTGACCATTATCCTTTTAGTTGGGGTCTTCGCCGCTACCAACCCATCTTTCATTCAGACCACCAATCTAATTAATATCCTTCGTTCGATTTCAATCGTGACGATCATTGCCATCGGCATAACGATATCTTTAACGGTGGATGGATTCGACCTTTCCGTCGGTTCTGTCGCTTCAATGGCCAATGCCATCGTCATTTCCATGTTTGTCTGGTTTTCACAGGATACCTTGATTGCCATATTGGCTGCAATCGGGGCCTCACTTGTCGTGGGGGCATTGAATTCTTTCATGATTGTTAAATTGAGAATCCCTGACATGCTGATGACATTGGCTACGATGTTCATTATTCAGGGCATTGCCCTTACCTATACAAAAGGGGCGACGGTTTCGCAAAATATGGTCATGCCTGATGGGACGTTCGCGACAGGGCTTATCAGCCCGCTTTTCGCCAAAATCGGCCAAGTGCCATGGATCATCGGGATCATGGCAGTCATAGTGGTGGCCACGCATATCTTTTTGACGTATACGAAGCACGGTCGTTATATGTACATAATCGGAGGAAATAAGGAAGCGGCGAGACTCTCCGGGATATCGGTCAATAAATATAAGGTGCTGGCCTATCTCCTATCCGCTTTATTTGCTGCCATCGGGGGAATTGTCCTTGCTTCAAGGGTCATGACGTCTGAAATTAATTCAGGGTCGCCATATTTAATGGATGCAGTTGCTGCAGCCTTCATAGGTTCCTCTGTTTTGGGGGCAGGTAAACCGAATGCCTTTGGAACCTTTGTAGGAGCCGTCCTGATCGGAATCCTTCAAAATGGGCTGATCATGATGTCTGTGCCTTATTATGCGATGGATATTGTCAAAGGAACAGTGCTGGCCCTTGCGCTAGCAATTACGTACTACAAACAAAAACAGTAGAATGAATGATCATGGTTCAGGCCCTCTTGTGATCGTGAACAAGGGGGCGGATTCATTTCAGCATAATAATAGAATATCCATCACTTTTATCTAAGGTGGGATTTATAATCCGACATAGAAGCAATAATTCGGCCTAATATGCAATAATTCGACCCAATCAGCAATTAATTCGTCCCAATATGCAATAATTCGTCCCAATCAGCAATTAATTCGGCCAACAAGCGTCTGATCAATTGTCGATACAGTTAGGAAGGATGTTTGAAAGCTGGGCGCTCTAACGATGTTCATATTTCACGAGCGAATGGGTAGGGGGTGTTACTATAAAAAACAGAACCCATTGGATGTCAGGTTCTGTCGATGGTTTTATTTGAAATTCCTCACTTCCTGATCGCCCTCGAATTTATTATCCTTCAATATGCCGATTTCCTCTATATGCTTGCGGGCATTTTCATCTCCTAATTGATAAATGATGGCATATAGTTTTTTCATGGCTGCATCGTATTTATCATTTGCTCGGTCATGGTGATAGAGGAGATAGGGCACATGTGAACGGGCATATGACTCCAGATCATTTGTGTGGTGCTCCTCCAAGCATAGTTTCAACTCCGCCAATTCCTCATCCGTTGCGTGTATCGTGAAGCTTGGATTTTCTTCGAGTTTCTGTCCGAGTACATCGCCACTGACCAAATCGACGTGATAAGTCTGTTTTTTTTGCATCATTGTGCTGATCATCCTTTCAATCGTTTATCTATGATGTACCACTATTTGTAAAAGATAATCATGAAACAAAAGGTTTTCATGAAAAAAATCTTACAAAATAAAGAAATCTTATCGTGATCAATCGTTTAAAATAGATTTATAGATTAGAAAAATGGGGAGTGATACGGTGAAGAGCTCATTCGTGATCATTGTCTTGATAACAATGATTGCTTCCGGATGCGTAACAAGGAATTTCGATTCGAATATGGATTTGGGGAAAAGTCATTTGCATGAGGAAAATTATTTAGAGGCACACGAGGCATTTGAATTAGCCTATAAAGAAGCGAAAACGTCGAAAGCAAAAGAGTTGATGGATCTTTCCGGCTTTCTTGCAGCTGGAATGAAGAAATATGATGAACAGGATTTTAAGTCGGCCCAAGTTGAATTTAATGATGCATCCGCCTATAAAGCAAAATCGGGCGAGGGGAAGCTCCTGGTTTCAAAGGCAACGGAGATGACCTCCGTATCTCAATCCGCCAGTATTGAACCAGGTGAAGGAAATGTTGAAAGTAACACTGCCGAGGAGTCTGATGACCCCAATTCAGGCTCGTTAAAATCCAGTCCGGAGAAGCAGGGTGAACCAGTGAAGGACAAACCGCTGAGTGAACATGAGGCAGAAAAGCTTGTAAGAGCATACGTGGAGATGGAAAAATTCCCGCATTTACAAATCGAATATGCTCGGGAGGATAAAAGGGGAAATTATATTTTCCAGGTTTTCGAAGCTGATCAAAAAAGCAAGGGGAGCGGTCACGGGGCGACTTGGGGCTGGTATGGCGTGAATGCGGAGACGAAAGAGGTATTTGAAGTCATGTAAGAAGCCAAGAGCAGGGAGCCCGGATACCGCCTTTCATATTGCACCCTTCGATTAATATAGCTAAAGAATTACAAGTTTTTTGGAAAAAGATTGATTTCTTAAGAATTTTTTAATAATCCCCGTTTAATATAGTATCCATCAAAGGAATTCCTAGGAGGGATTATGATGGAGAATTATAATGGCAATGAGCAAGTCCAGGTGAAGGAAGAACGAAAAAAGGGGAAATCGCTTTGGATGACTAGTCTTGTTTCCGGCACGGTTGCTTCCGTGGTTACATCTTCTGTATTTATATTTGGCGGCGATTTCATAGATCAAGAAAAAAATTCAGTGGCTGATTCAGCCCAGACGGCAAGTGTTACGCAAACGGAAAAGGATGGTGGCGCCACTCCGCAAAAGCTGTCGGCAAGCACCGATTCAAAGGATCGGGCAAATATGGTTGAGTCGGCATCGAAATCGATTGTAGGGGTCGTGAATTTACAGGAAACACAAAACCAAAACCCGTTCCAGCAACAAAGCACGGAAAGTGAAAAGGTCGAGACAGGAACCGGATCAGGGGTCATCTACAAAAAAGACAATGGAAAGGCCTATATCATTACGAACAATCATGTCATTGAAGGCGCCAAGGAGGTCGAAATTTCCTTGTATGACGGACAAAAGGCAACAGCAGCCGTTGTAGGCGCCGATGCTTTGACCGATTTGGCGGTTTTGACCATCGATGCTTCGAAGGCACCGGATGGCATCAAGTTTGGAAATTCGGATAGCATGCGTCCAGGTGAAGAGGTGCTGGCCATCGGAAATCCACTGGGACTTGATTTTTCACGTTCGGTAACACAGGGAATCGTCAGTGCGACGGGGCGCTCCATATCAGTCGATACATCGGATGGAGCTTGGACACTGGATGTCATTCAAACGGATGCTGCGATAAATCCTGGAAATAGCGGAGGGGCATTGATCAACACGGCTGGTGAGGTTATCGGTATAAACAGTTTGAAGATATCCGAAAGTGGCGTGGAAGGCTTGGGATTTGCGATACCAAGCAATGATGTGATCCCGATCGTGACGGAATTGATCGAAAAGGGTAAAATCACGCGCCCATACTTGGGTGTCAGCTTGGCCAGTATCGAAGAGCTGCCGCAGTATTATCTTCAAGATGTACCTGAGGCTGCAAAAACAGGGGTAATGATCACGAGTATAGAAGCAGGTTCGGCTGCTGATAAGGGAGGACTTAAGCAACAGGATATTATCATGGAACTTGACGGAACGAAAATCAGTACAGCTGCAGAATTGAGGAAATACTTATATACCGATAAAAAGATCGGCGATAAAGTGAAGGTTAAAGTGTATCGTGGTAAAGCAGAGAAAACGGTAACGATTACTTTGCAAAAGTCATAGTAAGAGATGGGGGCCCCTGAAGCAATTCAGGGGTCCTTTATTGATAAGATGAGCCATCCTGATAGTTGGTGTATAGAATGGGAGGATTCAGGAAAAAATAATAGTGTATATTTCCTGTTTTGCAGAAATTCCCATCTAGTCATGAATGCCTAAAGGCAAGCAGTGGCTTCATCTGCTTGTCAAGAATTTATACTGTTTATATGTTGAAAAATAGAAAATATTTGACAAATTTGTGAATTGTAATAAAATAGAAAGAAAGGGGATGAAATTATGGAAGCTAATCAGAAGATGTTGGATGCAGTGAGATGGGTATCGGGCACAGGTTGTGTAATCGGAATTTTCATTTTTTGTTTAAGTTTTTTTGTAAGCGATTACAATAGAGATTACATACTAACCGCTGTTGGTATGGCCATCACATTAAGCGCAGCTGCCATTTTTCTAGTTGGTATATTTTTTGTCCTGACCGAAGAAATGGTGATGAATACACATAAGGGTGAAAGAGTTGAACCGGAGACGACCAAGATCATCAAAATAAAAACAAAAGCGAAAACAAAAAGAAGAAGGGTGTCAATATGACACCCTTCTTTTTAAGCTATTATTGGTAGCCCCAAACCATTGTAAGCAGTGTACCGAATATGGTAACTAATGCAATGAATAGAGCGTAGTAAACGTTTGTGTAGATGGCTTTCTTATCCTCGGATTCACCAGCATGCATGAACATGACCAGCTGAACGCCGGCTTGCATGAATGCAGTCACTAAAAGGACGATCATACCCGTTTTGAAAGAAAGTTCATATACAACTACACCAAGAGCAACGGCTGTAAGAACCATGGAGAATATGAATCCCATAACATGTCCACGTGGGAATAGCTGTTTCATATTCATATTACATCATTCCTTTCAGATAGACGAAGCTGAAAATGAAGATCCAAACAACGTCTAGGAAATGCCAGTATAGAGAGTAGATGAACGCTTTGTTCGTAGTTTCCGGTGTCAAACCGCGCTTCTTGACTTGAAGTACGATGAATGTTCCCCAGAATAAACCGAGCGTTACGTGAGCTCCATGCGTTCCAAGCAATGTCAACAAAATGGATGTGAACGCACTTACTTGCAGTCCTGCACCGATATGAACATAGTGCTTGAACTCAAAGATCTCAGTGCCAAGGAATCCTGCTCCAAGAGCAAGAGTGATGATGAAAAATACCATCATTGCATTCTTGCTGCCATGGCGCATTGCATTGATTCCAAGACCGATGGTGAAACTACTAGTCAATAGCAGGATCGTTTCAATTAGTACTGGTGTAACCTCGAAGATATCTCCACCAATAGGGCCATTTCCAGTCCTGTTAACTAGTGTGAAGTACGTTGCAAAAAGTGTTGCGAAAAGCGCGATTTCAGCTCCAAGGAAAATCCAGAAACCTAAAATCTTTAATCGATTTTCTTCTGTACTATATTCAAGTGGCAGCGAGTTATCTATTTTCATGCGTTAGCACCTCGCAATTTTTTTTCTGTTTCTTCTATCTCTTCAACGGAGATGTGATGACCGTGATCTTTTTCAAATGAACGGTGGGCCATGCAAGCAAAGATTCCAAGTGTCGAAATGATAGCGAAGATCCACATGCTGAATACCATTGCAAATCCCCATACGAAGAAGATGATACCCAGTACGAACGGAACGCCGCTGTTGTTAGGCATGTGGATTTCTTTGTACTTGCCTTTGAATAATGCGGGACCATTATTTTTTGAATCCCAGAATGCTTGTGAAGAATCAACTTCAGGTACGATAGCGAAGTTGTATTCTGGAACTGGACTGTGAGTAGCCCACTCCAATGAACGTGCATTCCAAGGATCGCTTGTAATATTTCTTGGTGCATAACGAGTGCTCCAGTAAATGTTGTACACAAGGAATGCGAAACCAATCAATAAACCAAGTGCACCGACGAATGAAAGCAGGTTCAATGGACCATATCCTGTTGCTTCTGAATATGTGTACATACGACGTGCTTGACCATCCAGCCCTGTGATGAACATAGGGAAGAATGTTACGTTAAATCCGACTACGATGAACCAGAAAGCCCATTTCCCAATTCTTTCGCTCAATTGGAAGTTGAAGATTTTTGGCCACCAGTACGTAAACCCAGCAAGTACGGCAAACACTGTACCCGGAATCAATACGTAGTGGAAATGCGCCACCAAGAACATGGTGTTGTGGTATTGGTAATCGGCACTTGCCATTGCAAGCATGACTCCCGTTACCCCACCGATCGTGAAGATCGGAATGAAAGCTAATGAGTAAAGCATTGGAACGGTAAATTCGATTTTCCCTCTCCAAAGCGTGAATAACCAGTTAAAGATCTTGATTCCCGTCGGAACGGCAATCGCCATCGTTGTAATCGAGAAGATCCCGTTAACCATCGCACCGTGACCCATCGTGAAGAAATGGTGAGCCCATACAACGAATGATAGAACGGAAATGGCAACCATAGAGACAACCATTGATTTATAACCATAAAGGTTACGACGTGCAAATGTAGAAATGATCTCACTGTATATACCGAAGGCAGGCAAGATAACGATATATACCTCAGGGTGTCCCCAAATCCAGAACAAGTTAGCCCAGAGCATATCCGATCCGCCGTTAGCCATTGTAAAGAAATTGGTTCCAAACAGACGGTCCATTGTCATTAACGCTAGTGCCACTGTCAAAACAGGGAAAGCGAAGACGATGATAAGGTTCGTGATAAGAATTGACCATGTGAACATCGGCATTTTCATCAATGTCATACCAGGTGCTCTCATTTTCAATATTGTTACGATAAAGTTGATACCAGTCATTAATGTACCGATACCTGCGATTTGAATCGCAATTGCGTAATAGTTCATCCCAACGGATTCACTGAATTCAACACTCGCTAATGGGAAGTAAGCTGTCCAACCTGCATCAGGAGAACCACCGACTACGAACGAGATGTTGAATAACATCGCTCCCCAAAAGAACAACCAGAAAGATACTGCGTTCAAACGAGGGAAGGCTACGTCACGAGCTCCAATTTGTAGAGGAGTGACGATATTCATTAAACCGATAATGAATGGCATGGCCATGAACAGGATCATAACGACCCCGTGTGTTGTGAAAATCTCATTGTAATGCTGTCCATCCAACAATCCATTATCAGGTATTGCTGTTTGAGCACGCATCAATATTGCGTCGGCTCCACCACGGAAAAGCATAAGTAGTGCAGCGAGAATGTACATGATACCAATACGTTTATGGTCAACCGTTGTGAACCACTCGCGCCATAGGTAGCCCCACTTTTTAAAATAGGTTACGCCTACTAGTATTGCTAGTACTGTAACCGCGATTGCGATCTGTGAACCGACAATCATAGGGGAGCTGTGTGGTACGGCAAATCTATCAAAGTAATCCATACTCTTTGTGACTCCTTTCGAAAAGTTATTCTAAATAACTGCTTGTGATTTTAAATCTTAATGTTGATGCTCTGTTTCTGCTTCATCTGCTTTTTTTGAATCTTCGTGATCAGAGTGTTCGGAGTGTTCGGATTCACCATTGCCTGAAGCACCGTGA
This genomic stretch from Peribacillus muralis harbors:
- a CDS encoding ABC transporter permease; the protein is MSTTVPVTANVKKRKLELFEFFYKYGTILTIILLVGVFAATNPSFIQTTNLINILRSISIVTIIAIGITISLTVDGFDLSVGSVASMANAIVISMFVWFSQDTLIAILAAIGASLVVGALNSFMIVKLRIPDMLMTLATMFIIQGIALTYTKGATVSQNMVMPDGTFATGLISPLFAKIGQVPWIIGIMAVIVVATHIFLTYTKHGRYMYIIGGNKEAARLSGISVNKYKVLAYLLSALFAAIGGIVLASRVMTSEINSGSPYLMDAVAAAFIGSSVLGAGKPNAFGTFVGAVLIGILQNGLIMMSVPYYAMDIVKGTVLALALAITYYKQKQ
- a CDS encoding S1C family serine protease → MMENYNGNEQVQVKEERKKGKSLWMTSLVSGTVASVVTSSVFIFGGDFIDQEKNSVADSAQTASVTQTEKDGGATPQKLSASTDSKDRANMVESASKSIVGVVNLQETQNQNPFQQQSTESEKVETGTGSGVIYKKDNGKAYIITNNHVIEGAKEVEISLYDGQKATAAVVGADALTDLAVLTIDASKAPDGIKFGNSDSMRPGEEVLAIGNPLGLDFSRSVTQGIVSATGRSISVDTSDGAWTLDVIQTDAAINPGNSGGALINTAGEVIGINSLKISESGVEGLGFAIPSNDVIPIVTELIEKGKITRPYLGVSLASIEELPQYYLQDVPEAAKTGVMITSIEAGSAADKGGLKQQDIIMELDGTKISTAAELRKYLYTDKKIGDKVKVKVYRGKAEKTVTITLQKS
- the qoxD gene encoding cytochrome aa3 quinol oxidase subunit IV; amino-acid sequence: MKQLFPRGHVMGFIFSMVLTAVALGVVVYELSFKTGMIVLLVTAFMQAGVQLVMFMHAGESEDKKAIYTNVYYALFIALVTIFGTLLTMVWGYQ
- the qoxC gene encoding cytochrome aa3 quinol oxidase subunit III — encoded protein: MKIDNSLPLEYSTEENRLKILGFWIFLGAEIALFATLFATYFTLVNRTGNGPIGGDIFEVTPVLIETILLLTSSFTIGLGINAMRHGSKNAMMVFFIITLALGAGFLGTEIFEFKHYVHIGAGLQVSAFTSILLTLLGTHGAHVTLGLFWGTFIVLQVKKRGLTPETTNKAFIYSLYWHFLDVVWIFIFSFVYLKGMM
- the qoxB gene encoding cytochrome aa3 quinol oxidase subunit I, giving the protein MDYFDRFAVPHSSPMIVGSQIAIAVTVLAILVGVTYFKKWGYLWREWFTTVDHKRIGIMYILAALLMLFRGGADAILMRAQTAIPDNGLLDGQHYNEIFTTHGVVMILFMAMPFIIGLMNIVTPLQIGARDVAFPRLNAVSFWLFFWGAMLFNISFVVGGSPDAGWTAYFPLASVEFSESVGMNYYAIAIQIAGIGTLMTGINFIVTILKMRAPGMTLMKMPMFTWSILITNLIIVFAFPVLTVALALMTMDRLFGTNFFTMANGGSDMLWANLFWIWGHPEVYIVILPAFGIYSEIISTFARRNLYGYKSMVVSMVAISVLSFVVWAHHFFTMGHGAMVNGIFSITTMAIAVPTGIKIFNWLFTLWRGKIEFTVPMLYSLAFIPIFTIGGVTGVMLAMASADYQYHNTMFLVAHFHYVLIPGTVFAVLAGFTYWWPKIFNFQLSERIGKWAFWFIVVGFNVTFFPMFITGLDGQARRMYTYSEATGYGPLNLLSFVGALGLLIGFAFLVYNIYWSTRYAPRNITSDPWNARSLEWATHSPVPEYNFAIVPEVDSSQAFWDSKNNGPALFKGKYKEIHMPNNSGVPFVLGIIFFVWGFAMVFSMWIFAIISTLGIFACMAHRSFEKDHGHHISVEEIEETEKKLRGANA